The sequence TCCTACCCCATATCCCCTTGTGGTTCTCGTAAATGAAGGAAGTGCAAGCGCTTCGGAAATAGTGGCGGGGGCCATTCAGGACAGGGGGATGGGCGTGTTGGTAGGAACACGAACCTTTGGAAAGGCAACGGTCCAGACTACGGCAAATCTCGGTTCCCTCGGCGGCTTTAAGATGACGACGGCTACCTATGTAACCCCCAATGGCAGGGATATTAACAGGGAAGGGATAACCCCCGATGTGGTCGTAGAACTCCCCAATCCCGGTCAGCACCGGCAGGAATTTGCCCCTTTAGGGGAAAAACGCCACCTCTACAAAGGTGTAATAGGCCTGGATGTCTACGGAATCCAGCAGCGCCTCCGCTACCTGGGTTTTGACCCGGGGGAGCCGGACGGGATATACGGTCAGCAAACGGCAAGGGCCGTGGCCAACTTCCAGCAGTATGCGGGGCTGGCGATAAAGGGCACGGTGGATAATGCCACTTATGAAGCCATAGAAAAATTCGTGGAAGAAAAGATAAACGGGGAGATTTTAAAGGACACACAGCTTGAAAAGGCTTTAGAAATTTTAAAAGGGAAGCTGAATTAAGGGTTTAAAGAGAGCCTGGTTCTAGATTCTATACAGCAGAGGACCGTCCAGAGCTGACGCATGAAAAATGCTTAAAATCCTTTATCTTTCACGATTTCATACAGAAAATAGCGGGAAAAGTTTTTACATTACTATTCCTGCAAACCTTGATGGTTCTGTGTTTCAAAATTAATGCTTCATCACTGAAGACCGTCTTTAAACATTGATCCTTATTATTTAAAGAGGAGCCTGATTCTAGATTTATATTAGGCTTTTTTTTTTAAAATTTTTTTATAACCGGCAGGATTTTTTAGTTTGATGTCGAATTTTAAATATTAAAAAAAGTATCCAGGATACCAATTTTAAACCGGCAAATATTTTTTATCTTATATTTCGCACCCTGAATAGATATGCAAAAGAATTTTATATTTATGCAGCAAATATTATTATAATTTCCATTTATAAAATATACTGCCTAGCTGGTATTGTTATCTTCAGCATTAAATGCAGGCAATCTGCATAACAATCTGCATAACTATGTATTTTGCCTGAATAATTATCCAGGATGCGGAACATGGTTTTTATGATAGATTACGCATTCAATTATATAACCGTTATAATTCCTTTTGCGAGGTGACAGGATTGAAAGGTACACTCGAATCCTTTAGTGTTTCACATCTAAAACCCATTAGGGACATGATATATGAATCTATCCGAAAAGCCATTTTCGAAGGGGAGTTAAAAGCCGGTGACCGGCTGGTGGAAAAAGAACTGGCGGAAAAATTGAGGGTAAGCAGAACCCCTATCAGGGAAGCCCTGAGGAAGCTGGAAATGGAAGGCCTTATTAAACACGTGCCCCGTAAAGGGGTTGTGGTAAAGGGGTTTACCCCTGATGACATTATAGAGATATATTCTATACGACAGGTGCTTGAAGCACTGGCCATCACCTATACGGTAAAAAACATTACGGAAAGGGAACTGGAACAGCTGAAGGAACTGATAGAAAAGATGGAGATACTAACGGAAGAGGATAACACAGATGATTTATTTAAAACCTCTCAAGAATTCAACGATATCCTAATCAAATCCTGTAGGATGCCGAGACTCATTAAACTAATCAGCACTTACCAGGAATACCTTGAGCGCTTCAGAGTGGTGACCATGGGCAGGAAGGAGAGGAAACTTGCTGCATTGATGGATCACCGAGAAATCCTCCAGGCGGTAATTGACAGGGATGCGCCCAGAGCAGAACAACTGGTAAAGAAACACCTGCAGGGTGCCCTCGAAGCATACCTAAAGACCTTTAATATCAGGGAAGGAAAATAATTATACCAAACCCATTCATCCCATCAATAAATTAACGAGCATTCCGGCGGATTTTCATAAATTTACTATAAGTTTGATTTATACAATATAAGTTTGATTTATACATTATGGGTATAAAATGGATAGTGGTTAACATTTTTAGAGAGAGCATAAATATACCCTGTTTTGGCATCCAGTATACATTTTTGAATATTGCGAATAATGCTTATCTTAATATCTATCGAAGGGGGGAAATGGTTATAATTTAATCCAATAATAATTCGAATATAAAATAGTATTGGAAAATAACACAAAGGAGATGGGAATATGTCAAAGGATGAAATAAGGATTTTAACGCCTACAGCAATGCTGGGGTACGGCTTCCCCGTCAAATGGTTTAAAAAGGGGTTGGAAATGAATCCTGATATAATAGCCGTTGATTCCGGTTCAACGGACAGCGGTCCCCATAAACTCGGCCTGGGGGCTATGACTTGTTCCAGAGATGCGTATTACAAGGATATTTCCCTCCTGCTTGAAGCATGTTACGAAAAAAAGGTACCCGTGTTTATAAGTTCGGCCGGTGGTGATGGTTCTGATTCCCATGTAGATGTTTTCGTGGATATAGTCAGGAGCATTGCCAGGGAAAAGGGATACCGCTTTAATCTGGCTGCCATTTACAGCGAGATGAAAAAGGATTACGTGCTGGAAAAGCTTAAAAGGGGCAAAATAAGCCCGTGCGGTCCTGTAGAACCGCTGACCGAAAGTGAAGTAAAAGAGGCTACTTCAATAGTAGCCCAAATGGGAGCAGAGCCATATCTTAAGGCACTGAAAGAAAGCGATAAACTGGATATCATCATATCGGGCAGGTCCTATGACCCGGTGCCGATTGCTGTCTTGGGTCTGAAGGAGGGTTTTGATCCGGGTCTCTGCTGGCATATGGGCAAGATTATGGAATGCGGGGCTTTATGTGCAGAGCCCGCGGGGAAGGCTATCTTTGGAATATTGAAGAGAGATCATTTTATCCTTGAACCTCTTAACCCTGCTGAACGGTGCACCGTTTATTCCGTTGCAGCCCATACCCTGTACGAAAAAACCCATCCTTATCTTTTGCCCGGTCCCGGCGGGACTACGGATCTTTCGGAAACCAGATTTGAACAGCTGGATGATAGAAGGGTTAAGATTTACGGCAGCAAATTCATTCCGGCAGAAAAATATACAGTAAAACTCGAAGGAGCCAAAAAGGTAGGCTATAGGTCCATTTTTATAGCCGGTGTGAGGGATCCTATAGAAATAGAGCATATCGATGAAATTATCGATAGGGTTAAAAAGGATGTAGAAGATTATTTCAGCCATATACCAAAGGAAAGCTATCAGATGATATTCCATTTATATGGCAAAAACGGTGTGATGGGTAATTATGAGCCTGAGGGGGATATAAAACCCCTGGAGCTCTGTGTTATCCTGGAGGTAGCAGCTGCTACCCAGGAGATGGCTACTGCTATATGCTCCCGGGCCAGGACCGAAATGCTCCACAGCCCTTATGAAGGCAGGATTGCAACCGCAGGGAATATTGCCCTTCCCTTTACACCGCTGGAAATACCCCTGGGGGCCGTATGCAGGTTTAACGTATATCACCTGATGGAAATAGATGATCCAACAGAACCCTTTACCATCAAGTTTATGGAGGTGTAGGTCATGGCTAAAATGGTGCCCTTAAAGGATATAGCAAAGGTTATCAGAAGCAAGAATGCAGGGCCCTTTGAAATGACCCTCGATATTATCTTCAAAAACAAAGAGGATTACGAAAAAGTGAAGGCATCGGGTGTCATAACAAAGGAGCTTATCGCCGGGTTATATAATCTGCCTGCAGAAAAGGTCCTGGCCTTCGTATATTTCGATGCTGCCAATGCAATAAAGGCTACCCTACCCAGGCAGAGGCCCCAGGGCAGCATCGGCGAAACCGATATGCACGCCGCCCAGCAGCATGTTCCGCTTATGAACATAATGGTTCCATGGGAGTAGAAAATACGGATATGAGGGGGGATTCTAAGGGATAAAACGGATTAAACGTAAAAAAATTCTTAAAATATTACAAAATGGAGGGAATTAAAATGAAAAATTTACAAAGGAAACAGATCATTGCGTTGTGTTTAGCCTTTATGCTGGCTGCAACCTTTGTTCTGGGCGGCTGTTCAAAAAAGGAAAGTGCTCCTGCAGACCAAAAAGCAGAATATCCAACAAAACCTTTTGAATTCGTAGCTCCCGGAGGGCCCGGAGGTGGTTGGGATACAACTATTAGGATGGCAGCAAAGGTATTGGGTGAAAAGGAGATCATTGAACAGCCCATGCCGGTTATAAATAAACCCGGTGGGGGCGGCGGTGTAGGGCTCGCCTATATGCAGGAAAAGAAAGGGAGTCCCTATCATGTAGTTGTTTATTCTCCACCGCTTCTTTTGATAAACCTGACTGGGCAAACCCAGTTGAGTTATAAAAACCTTACTCCTCTTGCAATGCTGATAAATGATTTCGGTGCATTTGCGGTTCCAAAGGATTCTCCGTACAGAACAATAAATGATGTAATGGAAGCCTTGAAGAAGGACCCCAAGAGCGTAAAGATCGGGGGCGCATCTTCACCGGGTAGTATGGACCACATCCAGTTCCTCCAGGCTGCAAAGGCGGCAGGGGTCAAAGGTATCAAAGACATCCAGTATATCTCCTTCCAGGGCGGAGAGAGCCTGGCAGCTTTAATGGGCGGCCATATCGATCTGCTCACATCGGGTATGGCTGAGACCGTAGGCCCTATGCTCAGCGGCGACATAAGGGTCCTTGCTATAACAGCTCCTGAGAGAGTAAAAGAGGGCCCCATGGCCAGTGTGCCCACATTGAAAGAACAGGGCATCGATACCGCATTCATAAACTGGAGGGGGCTTTTCGGACCTCCTGAAATGCCCGATTATGCCGTTAAATATCTGACCGAGGCCCTGTCAAAGATGGTTCAGACACTGGAATGGAAGGAAATCTGCCAGAAGAACGGATGGACCGAAGCCTATATGGGCCCTGAAGAGTTCGGTAAATTCCTGGAAAAAACCAATGAAGAGTATAAAGCTTTACTCCAGGAAATAGGTCTTTATAAAGGCCAGTAATGGAACAGCGGAAAAGATGAGTGACCTATCCGTGGGGCGGCTAACCCGTTCCACGGATTAAATTAAGACTGGGGTGATGGTATGAGCTCTAACATGATTGTAGGGATTGCAGGTATTCTGGTAGGGGTTGTTTATTCCATTCAAGCCCTTCAGCTTCCCAAGGCTACCATAGGGAATCCCTGGGCTCCCATATATTTCCCTGCAGCCCTCGGAATACTAATGACTGCCATAGGCATAGTTATTGTGGCTGTAGAATTATCAAAAGGAAGGGCAGCTGATAAGGGAAAGGGAAAAGACAGGGGAGACAGAGGTTATGTAAAATTGATATTGGGGACTATCATTATCTGTATCTTCTATGCACTGATCTTTGATAGGATCGGTTTTATAGTTTCTACTCTCCTGTTCCTGGGAGGTATATTATTCCTGATCAATGGGTTAAGAGCATGGAAGATGAACACAGCCATTACAGCTGCCTTTACCTTCGGGATATGGTATATATTTGAAAAGATATTGATGATCAGCTTA is a genomic window of Koleobacter methoxysyntrophicus containing:
- a CDS encoding tripartite tricarboxylate transporter substrate binding protein, giving the protein MKNLQRKQIIALCLAFMLAATFVLGGCSKKESAPADQKAEYPTKPFEFVAPGGPGGGWDTTIRMAAKVLGEKEIIEQPMPVINKPGGGGGVGLAYMQEKKGSPYHVVVYSPPLLLINLTGQTQLSYKNLTPLAMLINDFGAFAVPKDSPYRTINDVMEALKKDPKSVKIGGASSPGSMDHIQFLQAAKAAGVKGIKDIQYISFQGGESLAALMGGHIDLLTSGMAETVGPMLSGDIRVLAITAPERVKEGPMASVPTLKEQGIDTAFINWRGLFGPPEMPDYAVKYLTEALSKMVQTLEWKEICQKNGWTEAYMGPEEFGKFLEKTNEEYKALLQEIGLYKGQ
- a CDS encoding acyclic terpene utilization AtuA family protein, giving the protein MSKDEIRILTPTAMLGYGFPVKWFKKGLEMNPDIIAVDSGSTDSGPHKLGLGAMTCSRDAYYKDISLLLEACYEKKVPVFISSAGGDGSDSHVDVFVDIVRSIAREKGYRFNLAAIYSEMKKDYVLEKLKRGKISPCGPVEPLTESEVKEATSIVAQMGAEPYLKALKESDKLDIIISGRSYDPVPIAVLGLKEGFDPGLCWHMGKIMECGALCAEPAGKAIFGILKRDHFILEPLNPAERCTVYSVAAHTLYEKTHPYLLPGPGGTTDLSETRFEQLDDRRVKIYGSKFIPAEKYTVKLEGAKKVGYRSIFIAGVRDPIEIEHIDEIIDRVKKDVEDYFSHIPKESYQMIFHLYGKNGVMGNYEPEGDIKPLELCVILEVAAATQEMATAICSRARTEMLHSPYEGRIATAGNIALPFTPLEIPLGAVCRFNVYHLMEIDDPTEPFTIKFMEV
- a CDS encoding tripartite tricarboxylate transporter TctB family protein, whose translation is MIVGIAGILVGVVYSIQALQLPKATIGNPWAPIYFPAALGILMTAIGIVIVAVELSKGRAADKGKGKDRGDRGYVKLILGTIIICIFYALIFDRIGFIVSTLLFLGGILFLINGLRAWKMNTAITAAFTFGIWYIFEKILMISLP
- a CDS encoding GntR family transcriptional regulator, producing the protein MTGLKGTLESFSVSHLKPIRDMIYESIRKAIFEGELKAGDRLVEKELAEKLRVSRTPIREALRKLEMEGLIKHVPRKGVVVKGFTPDDIIEIYSIRQVLEALAITYTVKNITERELEQLKELIEKMEILTEEDNTDDLFKTSQEFNDILIKSCRMPRLIKLISTYQEYLERFRVVTMGRKERKLAALMDHREILQAVIDRDAPRAEQLVKKHLQGALEAYLKTFNIREGK
- a CDS encoding DUF4387 domain-containing protein produces the protein MAKMVPLKDIAKVIRSKNAGPFEMTLDIIFKNKEDYEKVKASGVITKELIAGLYNLPAEKVLAFVYFDAANAIKATLPRQRPQGSIGETDMHAAQQHVPLMNIMVPWE